One region of Cucurbita pepo subsp. pepo cultivar mu-cu-16 chromosome LG03, ASM280686v2, whole genome shotgun sequence genomic DNA includes:
- the LOC111790064 gene encoding uncharacterized protein LOC111790064 isoform X2, which produces MISHVKGPFPPIPALAHPNWNSAVVRFTAPLALTRASCRIATTAAAILAAAVVIVSPAPSAAIESSSNLSEQQEESTTLSNIPQTLSGECAQPSDCKKARIQRPKSRKAESCTIKCVGTCIRGGDGSPGEGPLNIRRPIVVFKQGFRSRQYCLVECSDICNLIGDGDDGP; this is translated from the exons ATGATAAGCCATGTAAAAGGTCCATTTCCACCGATACCAGCCCTAGCGCATCCAAATTGGAACAGCGCCGTCGTCCGATTCACCGCTCCGCTTGCGCTAACCAGAGCCAGTTGCCGGATTGCAACCACTGCGGCGGCGATTTTAGCAGCCGCAGTCGTGATTGTTTCGCCGGCGCCGTCAGCCGCTATCGAGAGTAGCAGCAACTTATCGgaacaacaagaagaaagCACTACGCTGTCTAACATTCCGCAGACGCTTTCCGGCGAGTGCGCGCAGCCGAGCGACTGTAAGAAGGCGAGAATTCAACGGCCGAAGTCGAGGAAGGCGGAATCGTGCACGATTAAGTGCGTTGGAACTTGCATTCGAGGCGGCGATGGATCACCCGGAGAAGGCCCTCTGAACATCAGAAG ACCGATTGTTGTTTTCAAGCAAGGTTTTCGAAGTCGTCAATACTG TTTGGTGGAGTGTTCAGATATCTGCAATTTGATCGGCGATGGTGATGATGGACCTTGa
- the LOC111790064 gene encoding uncharacterized protein LOC111790064 isoform X1: MISHVKGPFPPIPALAHPNWNSAVVRFTAPLALTRASCRIATTAAAILAAAVVIVSPAPSAAIESSSNLSEQQEESTTLSNIPQTLSGECAQPSDCKKARIQRPKSRKAESCTIKCVGTCIRGGDGSPGEGPLNIRRPIVVFKQGFRSRQYCHRSPIPSLSRWSLIPDATCWSLISIGDP, translated from the exons ATGATAAGCCATGTAAAAGGTCCATTTCCACCGATACCAGCCCTAGCGCATCCAAATTGGAACAGCGCCGTCGTCCGATTCACCGCTCCGCTTGCGCTAACCAGAGCCAGTTGCCGGATTGCAACCACTGCGGCGGCGATTTTAGCAGCCGCAGTCGTGATTGTTTCGCCGGCGCCGTCAGCCGCTATCGAGAGTAGCAGCAACTTATCGgaacaacaagaagaaagCACTACGCTGTCTAACATTCCGCAGACGCTTTCCGGCGAGTGCGCGCAGCCGAGCGACTGTAAGAAGGCGAGAATTCAACGGCCGAAGTCGAGGAAGGCGGAATCGTGCACGATTAAGTGCGTTGGAACTTGCATTCGAGGCGGCGATGGATCACCCGGAGAAGGCCCTCTGAACATCAGAAG ACCGATTGTTGTTTTCAAGCAAGGTTTTCGAAGTCGTCAATACTG CCATCGATCACCAATCCCCAGTCTCAGTCGATGGTCTTTGATCCCAGATGCTACTTGTTGGTCCCTGATCTCAATTGGCGACCCTTGA
- the LOC111791770 gene encoding organic cation/carnitine transporter 7-like isoform X2 — translation MEERPFVISTEPQQVEDGGESPRYTIDEALVSMGFGNYQILVLVYAGMGWVSEAMEMMLLSFVGPAVQSAWSLSPREESLITSVVFAGMLVGAYSWGIVSDIYGRRKGFFITATITSIAGFLSVFAPNYISLLILRCLVGVGLGGGPVLASWFLEFIPAPERGTWMVIFSAFWTIGTILEASLAWMVMPKLGWRWLLALSSFPSFLLLLFYQFTPESPRYLILQGRTSDAAIILEKIARRNRTNLPPGVLVSSDTCDFEKQRIPLEVVQLLSPTQTKVETSQATKFNMVGLSPLLKLLSRELIVSTLLLWVVFFGNAFSYYGLVLLTSELTGTDSCTSTDLHLKEHEDFHFRDVFISSFAAVMVDRIGRKLSMSSLFFLGATFLFPLAFYRIDGLTTSLLFGARVCITSTFTVVCIYAPEIYPTSIRTTGFGVASSIGRIGGMLCPLVAVALVKGCHQTAAIVLFEIVFFVSGICVVFFPFETKGQDLPETM, via the exons ATGGAGGAACGTCCCTTTGTTATTTCTACAGAACCACAGCAG GTGGAGGATGGAGGTGAAAGTCCGAGGTACACTATTGATGAAGCTCTTGTATCCATGGGTTTTGGGAATTACCAAATTCTTGTGCTTGTTTATGCTGGAATGGGATGGGTTTCAGAAGCTATGGAAATGATGTTACTCTCCTTTGTTGGACCTGCAGTTCAGTCTGCGTGGAGCCTTTCTCCCCGTGAAGAGTCTTTGATTACCAGTGTGGTTTTTGCAGGCATGTTAGTTGGGGCCTATTCATGGGGCATAGTTTCTGATATCTACGGACGAAG GAAAGGTTTCTTCATTACAGCAACAATCACTTCCATCGCTGGATTTCTAAGTGTTTTTGCCCCAAATTATATATCTTTGTTGATTCTTCGCTGTCTAGTTGGCGTTGGGTTGGGAGGTGGCCCTGTACTTGCATCCTGGTTCTTGGAATTCATTCCTGCTCCTGAAAGAGGCACGTGGATGGTTATTTTTTCAGCATTCTGGACCATTGGAACAATCCTTGAAGCTTCATTGGCATGG ATGGTCATGCCAAAATTGGGCTGGAGGTGGCTCCTCgcactttcttcttttccttcatttcTCCTACTACTCTTCTACCAATTTACTCCGGAGTCCCCACGATATCTCATTTTACAAGGTAGAACAAGTGATGCAGCTAttattttagagaaaatagCACGACGTAATAGAACAAATCTCCCTCCTGGTGTTCTTGTTTCTAGTGACACATGTGATTTTGAGAAGCAACGTATTCCCCTGGAAGTTGTACAATTGCTTTCACCAACACAAACGAAAGTTGAAACTTCTCAagcaacaaaatttaatatggtGGGTCTCTCTCCATTGTTAAAGCTTCTTTCTCGAGAACTGATTGTGTCTACATTGCTCCTCTGGGTGGTTTTCTTTGGCAATGCCTTCTCTTACTATGGCCTCGTGTTGCTGACCTCTGAGTTGACTGGGACAGATAGCTGTACGTCTACTGATTTACATCTAAAAGAACATGAAGATTTCCACTTCAGAGATGTCTTTATCTCTAGTTTTGCAG CTGTCATGGTTGACAGAATCGGGCGTAAGCTATCGATGTCTTCACTGTTCTTCCTGGGCGCCACATTTCTATTTCCCCTAGCGTTTTATAGGATTGATGGATTGACAACGAGCCTTTTGTTTGGAGCTCGCGTCTGTATCACATCTACATTCACAGTTGTCTGTATATATGCTCCTGAG ATATATCCAACCTCAATCCGAACAACTGGATTTGGGGTTGCTAGCTCTATTGGAAGAATTGGGGGAATGTTATGCCCTCTTGTGGCAGTAGCTTTGGTTAAAGGATGCCATCAAACAGCGGccattgttttgtttgagattGTATTTTTTGTGTCAGGGATCTGTGTTGTGTTCTTCCCATTTGAAACCAAGGGACAAGATCTTCCTGAAACAATGTAG
- the LOC111791770 gene encoding organic cation/carnitine transporter 7-like isoform X1: MEERPFVISTEPQQVEDGGESPRYTIDEALVSMGFGNYQILVLVYAGMGWVSEAMEMMLLSFVGPAVQSAWSLSPREESLITSVVFAGMLVGAYSWGIVSDIYGRRKGFFITATITSIAGFLSVFAPNYISLLILRCLVGVGLGGGPVLASWFLEFIPAPERGTWMVIFSAFWTIGTILEASLAWMVMPKLGWRWLLALSSFPSFLLLLFYQFTPESPRYLILQGRTSDAAIILEKIARRNRTNLPPGVLVSSDTCDFEKQRIPLEVVQLLSPTQTKVETSQATKFNMVGLSPLLKLLSRELIVSTLLLWVVFFGNAFSYYGLVLLTSELTGTDSCTSTDLHLKEHEDFHFRDVFISSFAELPGLLLSAVMVDRIGRKLSMSSLFFLGATFLFPLAFYRIDGLTTSLLFGARVCITSTFTVVCIYAPEIYPTSIRTTGFGVASSIGRIGGMLCPLVAVALVKGCHQTAAIVLFEIVFFVSGICVVFFPFETKGQDLPETM, from the exons ATGGAGGAACGTCCCTTTGTTATTTCTACAGAACCACAGCAG GTGGAGGATGGAGGTGAAAGTCCGAGGTACACTATTGATGAAGCTCTTGTATCCATGGGTTTTGGGAATTACCAAATTCTTGTGCTTGTTTATGCTGGAATGGGATGGGTTTCAGAAGCTATGGAAATGATGTTACTCTCCTTTGTTGGACCTGCAGTTCAGTCTGCGTGGAGCCTTTCTCCCCGTGAAGAGTCTTTGATTACCAGTGTGGTTTTTGCAGGCATGTTAGTTGGGGCCTATTCATGGGGCATAGTTTCTGATATCTACGGACGAAG GAAAGGTTTCTTCATTACAGCAACAATCACTTCCATCGCTGGATTTCTAAGTGTTTTTGCCCCAAATTATATATCTTTGTTGATTCTTCGCTGTCTAGTTGGCGTTGGGTTGGGAGGTGGCCCTGTACTTGCATCCTGGTTCTTGGAATTCATTCCTGCTCCTGAAAGAGGCACGTGGATGGTTATTTTTTCAGCATTCTGGACCATTGGAACAATCCTTGAAGCTTCATTGGCATGG ATGGTCATGCCAAAATTGGGCTGGAGGTGGCTCCTCgcactttcttcttttccttcatttcTCCTACTACTCTTCTACCAATTTACTCCGGAGTCCCCACGATATCTCATTTTACAAGGTAGAACAAGTGATGCAGCTAttattttagagaaaatagCACGACGTAATAGAACAAATCTCCCTCCTGGTGTTCTTGTTTCTAGTGACACATGTGATTTTGAGAAGCAACGTATTCCCCTGGAAGTTGTACAATTGCTTTCACCAACACAAACGAAAGTTGAAACTTCTCAagcaacaaaatttaatatggtGGGTCTCTCTCCATTGTTAAAGCTTCTTTCTCGAGAACTGATTGTGTCTACATTGCTCCTCTGGGTGGTTTTCTTTGGCAATGCCTTCTCTTACTATGGCCTCGTGTTGCTGACCTCTGAGTTGACTGGGACAGATAGCTGTACGTCTACTGATTTACATCTAAAAGAACATGAAGATTTCCACTTCAGAGATGTCTTTATCTCTAGTTTTGCAG agTTACCTGGTCTATTATTATCAGCTGTCATGGTTGACAGAATCGGGCGTAAGCTATCGATGTCTTCACTGTTCTTCCTGGGCGCCACATTTCTATTTCCCCTAGCGTTTTATAGGATTGATGGATTGACAACGAGCCTTTTGTTTGGAGCTCGCGTCTGTATCACATCTACATTCACAGTTGTCTGTATATATGCTCCTGAG ATATATCCAACCTCAATCCGAACAACTGGATTTGGGGTTGCTAGCTCTATTGGAAGAATTGGGGGAATGTTATGCCCTCTTGTGGCAGTAGCTTTGGTTAAAGGATGCCATCAAACAGCGGccattgttttgtttgagattGTATTTTTTGTGTCAGGGATCTGTGTTGTGTTCTTCCCATTTGAAACCAAGGGACAAGATCTTCCTGAAACAATGTAG